The sequence CATGATAACCCATTTTATGTTGTAGCACAATGAATACTTTAAGATGTTTACATTCAATGAATTATTCTTTCACCAAACGAATACCCTGAAATTTcgtgagaaaaataaatttaacaatattttGACTCAGTTGCACATTTAATGTGCATGATGACTTACAAATGATctaaaaaggcagaaaacattTGATCCCAGGTGGAACGGAAAAATCCAGCATTTAAGGTCAGAGTaacttgttttcattaaattcagCTCATCTTACAAGCTGAGGTGAGAATATTAAACATATCAGATTATCTCTCTGCCTTGTAAAGGAATTCAATTCAATATTTCTGGATCACTTCAGTTTAGACCAAACAGGACAAACAGTCATTTCCCTCAAAGCTGCTATAAAAGCATCACAGATTAATCATTTTCCCGCTTTTTCCTTAAATCACTCACCAAAAAGCCAAATATCTCATTATTATATATgattttaactctttaactgACAGTTTGATCACatgatttttgcatttttatgaaatatatatatacatatatatatatatatatatatatatatatatatatatatatatatatatatataccttaAAGTAAATTTTGGGGTGACTGggaatttatttaaagatgaGTCTCAAGTTTACCAAAAGTTTCTAACAAAACTAATTTTGatgcattttgatttatttttagtgtCATAATTTTCTTCCTCATTAGGGGACAAAAATCTCTCCGAAACGGCTATAAAAACATTGCAGATGAAgtcattacattaaaaattcTGATTATCCCAGattattgaaattattttaaccttttaaatgccagtttaagAACATAATGTAGCtgtttttacaacaacaaaatataaaataaaaaaacataaaatttgttattttacaaaaaaaggtTTCAATTTGTCTTAAATTAGTCTTATTTGGTATTTTTCATTAGCAGTGAAGTTGACTGATTTAAAGAggagaaagcagaaaataaataagcgtgtaatgtgtgtgtgggtttttttttttgcagttttgggGGGAGGACTGTTTTGTCCTCTAAAATCCTGAAAGGGTGATAATTTTGTCTCTATTCTGTTGAATTCCAAACTTCTTCAAGAGAAAAACTTGTTTCCCTTATGAGGAAATGCAACCAGAATGGAGGCTTGAAATGACCTGAGAGGACATAAAAGTCTCTACACGGGTTGCACATAATTATGaccaaaagttatttttatataaaaaaccTCTGCTGggccagttttagtagtttttgcAGTTTCTAACCAACATAGCAAAATTCCTACATTTTAAAGACTGTAAACACAACCTTCCTGTTTTCCTTTGCAAGCTGTGACACTAATGTACCAACGTGATGCTATGAGGAGGAAGAAGGTGGTGCGTTCAAGGTCTGTTCAGAgtctttttccttatttaaagctctgatgaataaaaactgaCCTGTCTAACAGGTTTAATACGGAAACATGGAGCTGtcaccaaattaaaaaaaaaaagggagctCATCACATCATAAGGTcccaattttctttttatttggatgACAGCTCCATGCTCCCGTAGTTTAAAGATGGTCAAACTGCAACATCATGGACATCTCcggcccccaccccccaccgGGCTCAAGTCTTAGACAGACTCACTTCAcagatatattttaattaaatgtgtcatgaggtaaataaataaacaaatgagcaAAATGTTTACTCAACAGCAATTCAATGAAACTTATGTACAGTTCTACATATTGTGCAAAAACATAGatttcagaaacatttttataagCTGATAACTTCAAGGCACATTTAACATCATGGATGCCGAACCAAAGAGCGAGTTGGATCCTAACGGGTTAAACGTACAGCTGATGTGCTTTTTATTCTGCTCCTTGTGGGACTCCCACCATCAAACTCGACCCCTCGGCTGTGATAACGTATTAATGttgagaagcaggtggaggctCTGCAGCCTGCCACTTTCTGCCTGTTTAATGAGACTGACCTTTACATTTCTGTGTGAAGCTGAGGAAACGGTTTGCATATGTTCCAGCAGGAATCTAACAGCAAacatctctgcagctgcagctgagcTGTGGCTGAGAGGAAACTGCTCCCTCTAGTGGTGGAACTGTCTTTCACAATCCTGATTTTATGTGTgtctgagctgaactgaaacAACACAACTTCAGAAGGCAATAACTTATAAAACCATGTGGTTTTATAAAAGATCTCTTCCAGTCAGCTGTATAAATCACGTCAGTTGAAGACAAATCGTATTAACACTGTACACAGTTCAGTAAAGTGTGGGTAAAAATGCTCCTGATGCTCTGGAAAACCATCACGAATGACAGAAGTCTGCATCCTGAACGTTGTTCTTGCAGTACACTGTGCTGTTGTTCCCAGGGGGGCAGTCTCTGAAGCCGACACCCCCATTAGGGGTGTAAATAGGCTGAATCCGGAACTCTCCCTTGAGGAGCTGCTCGTTGTTGAGCGAGGCTATCTGGAAGCCCGTTTCAGTCATTTCCAGGAGGGAGTTGTCTTTCTTGGTGCCTGCCTCGCAGTAGTCGTCTTTCCTACGCCCCCGGTTGTATTTCCACTTGGAGCGGCTCTTTTTGTGCATGTGCCAGCAGAAGATCCCGAGCAGGACCACCAGCACCACGATCACGGCTCCACCGATCAGCCCGGCCAGCAGAAAGGGCGAGCCGCTTTCTCTCTGCGAGGCCTGCTCGGGTCCTGAACGCCGGCGGTTGTTGTTGTCGGGGCTGAAAAAGGCTGCTGTGGTCACGGCCTCGGTGCACACCGTGTCGTCCTTGGGTCGGTAGTTATTGAATTCATCCAAGGGTATGACACAGATCCGATAGGTGGACTTTGGTTCAAGATTAGACAGCCGGATCCCCCGGTGATCCCCACCCACTATCCTCTCCCTGACCGTGTCTCCTGTCAGACTGGGGCCCATCCTGGCCCAGGTCACCTTGTAGGCAGTGACCGGAAAGGCAGCCATCCAGCTCACGTGGATGGCCGACCCATTTAGTGTGGTGAACTTGACCTGCAGAGGCTGCTTAGTCCTCATTCCCTCCTCCCTTGTTGTGTAGATGGGATAGAGGGTGGGAAGTGTAGGGATGGGGCGTCTgcgggtggaggaggaggagaaggcatGTTGAGTGGCTGAAGGGGAGTCCGTGGAAGCAGACACTGAAGGTTTTGGAGCAGTGTTGGCTCGTGAAGTGGACTGTGGGCACGGAACCAAGTCAGCGCTCAGCTCCCGGATCACCATTCCCCGAAACTTTTCCGGTTTATGGCACATGAATCCGCGTGCATTCAGGGAGGTGGGAAGAGATCTCAGCCAGGACACCACCCATGTCATGGTGCAGTCACAGAGCCACGGATTGTTCCGGACGAAGAGCTGTCTGAGGCTCGCCAGGCCGTCGAACACGCCCTGCGGCAGCGACTGCAGCTGGTTGTTGGAGATGTCCAACCTCTCCAGCTTACGTAACCCGGAGAACGCTCCCTCAGGAATCTGACTCATCTGGTTTTCCTGGAAGCTTAATTTGACGAGCACCTCCCTGGGAAGGGACAGGGGAGGGTAGGTGAGGGAGTTCCGAGCCAGAGACAGCTCCCTCAAAGTGACCAAGTCCTGGAAGGTCCCAGGTGAGATCCCTTCATCTGTCAGCAGGTTTCCATCCAACAGGAGGCGCTCCAGCCGGGTGACGTTCTGAAACGCCTCCTCTGCGATGACTGCGATCCGATTCTCATCCAGCCTCAACTCCTTCAGATCATCTGGGAGGCCAATAGGCACGCTGCTCAGGTGGTTTTTGGTGAGGAAGAGCATCTTCAGGCTCACAGCTTCCCGGAAAGCTCCCTCCTCCACCCCCACGGTAGAAATTGAGTTATCGTCCAGATGCAACTCCTCCAGCCACAGAAGCTGAGCCAGAGCCGCTCTGGAGATGGTCTGAATGTTGTTCTCCTGCAGATGGAGAACTTTTACGTTTTTGGGCAGGTTTATTGGGAACTCATCCAGCTGGTTGCCATAGAGATACACAGTCTCCACAGAAGCCACGTGGTGGAGCTCTGCTGGGAATCCAGCGTTATTGATCTGATTGTTGTGGAGGTAGAGGGTCTTATAACCCTCGCCGATTCCCATAGGCACTGAGGTCAGGCTCCGCTCGTTGCAATAAACGAAGGTCCGATCGCAGCGGCATTCCTCGGGACAGTTAGAGGCCCGAGAGAACTGGAGATGAAGGCCCAGCAGGATGGGAATCCACGGCCTTACGAAGGAGGTCCAGTCTTTACTCCATAAGCGCCACTGTACCTCCATTTCCAACAGATCAGACGATGTCCAgaaaacaaatcagagaaaaaagcacaaaaatatgATCAGAAACAGGAAATCCGGCCTGTGGTTGCACATGGTCCTCAGTAATCCCTTAGAGATTCCCAACACAGCAGGAAAGAGTTCATTAATATAATTCCTTCAACAGCCACCACCCAACGCTGTGCTGGTTACAATGGAGTCCATCACATCGTGTCCACCTTGCCTGTAGAGCTCTACGCATGGCGCTAAGCCCTGAAGGAGCTACGTACACGCTGGAGGGTCATCCTCCGATGATCCCATAGAAGAAAACGTCTCCCTGGCCTCTCATGTGGACCCGGGAACCTGCTGCAAAAGGAAGAATGAGAAAATCAAACTTCATTCCTTCCAAATGCATGTAAACAGctaatgatttattttcctgCATCCCACAAATGCAACAGAGGGCTTTTTAATTTGGAGAAGCAGAGCAGAGTGCATACAAAAGGCTTACAGACTACTCATTCCTCACACACAGAGGAGGAATTTAAATAGATACTTAGGCCAAAAGGTGTGAGACAGAAACAAGTTTGAGGAGTTTGTTCAGAGATGTGAGGACTAATCTCACCCTGAAACCCAAGAACCacgttttttttaatcaaacacacacacacacacacacacacacacacacaaactaacaaacaaacttaCAGGAACATTCAGGATAAATCTGCAGCAGGTTTATTCTGTCAGATAATGTGCAAGATGATTCCAGACAAGCAAGTCCAAAGTCAGATTCCTGCTCAGCATTATTGTTAACTGAGACTTTGCATTCTTCTCTGCTCCTGATTCATTAAGTTTGGCTGAGCTGGAGAAGACTGCAGGAAGGTTGATGAACGCTGCCTGTCAGCACAGATAAGATGAGACAAATTCCTCGTACAGGGACACAACTAAGATCGATGTGGGCCTCTCACACAGAGGAAAGGTGCTGCTGCTCCTACAAGGTcacatcatttaaataaagaggAGAGCACCTTCATCACTGCATCCatacagaggaagaaaaaaaagtcccttcATCCAGCCAGAATCAAGAAAGCATCAATAAAAGCTGATCCTGCAGCAGTGATGAGCTGACAGTGGCAGGTAGAGGCTCCAGgggaggtgatgatgatgatgatgaaagatCAGTAATTGTTATTATTGATAAACGGCGCAGCCTGTTGACTGAGTGCATTGATTTGCGGCCAAGGCGGCTCAGCCTTATGTAACGTCCTGGTGACCCGGCATCAGCACGGGTCCTGTCAGAGGCTCCTGGCATCAGTCCTGCAACACCCCGCAAAGCGCAACAAACAGCGGCAGCGTCACCGTTTGCGCCTTTTAAACAGAATCTGCACCAGAATCTGCACAGTTCATTTCAGTCTGAAACGAGCTTAAGTCTTCATACGAGCAGAAACCCACCAGTTCCCCCGTTTTCCCCT comes from Melanotaenia boesemani isolate fMelBoe1 chromosome 20, fMelBoe1.pri, whole genome shotgun sequence and encodes:
- the si:dkey-87k14.1 gene encoding leucine-rich repeat transmembrane protein FLRT2; this encodes MEVQWRLWSKDWTSFVRPWIPILLGLHLQFSRASNCPEECRCDRTFVYCNERSLTSVPMGIGEGYKTLYLHNNQINNAGFPAELHHVASVETVYLYGNQLDEFPINLPKNVKVLHLQENNIQTISRAALAQLLWLEELHLDDNSISTVGVEEGAFREAVSLKMLFLTKNHLSSVPIGLPDDLKELRLDENRIAVIAEEAFQNVTRLERLLLDGNLLTDEGISPGTFQDLVTLRELSLARNSLTYPPLSLPREVLVKLSFQENQMSQIPEGAFSGLRKLERLDISNNQLQSLPQGVFDGLASLRQLFVRNNPWLCDCTMTWVVSWLRSLPTSLNARGFMCHKPEKFRGMVIRELSADLVPCPQSTSRANTAPKPSVSASTDSPSATQHAFSSSSTRRRPIPTLPTLYPIYTTREEGMRTKQPLQVKFTTLNGSAIHVSWMAAFPVTAYKVTWARMGPSLTGDTVRERIVGGDHRGIRLSNLEPKSTYRICVIPLDEFNNYRPKDDTVCTEAVTTAAFFSPDNNNRRRSGPEQASQRESGSPFLLAGLIGGAVIVVLVVLLGIFCWHMHKKSRSKWKYNRGRRKDDYCEAGTKKDNSLLEMTETGFQIASLNNEQLLKGEFRIQPIYTPNGGVGFRDCPPGNNSTVYCKNNVQDADFCHS